tttgttaattttttttgtttataaaagaaaacgaGACACTATAGaatgataaatttaattgtctatattttttgtaaagtTGAAGGTTTGTGGttatgattatatttttattaaattgtttataatttgatcATATTTACTCATCTATAAATGttgattaaatatatgtatcaCCTCTGTATGTTTAATCCCAAAATGAAATCCAAATATGCAGCCCCAAATGACCGTATCCATTAATATGAAAGGGGTCACATAGCatatatttccataaagtataatatatgtatagctttagattataataaaattcattttgaatatacatattaatattaatacgTGTGTTTAAagattaattaaatatattacaaaatataataaatattcataaaatatagatgcATGAAATATCGATCGAGATTCGATAATACAGCATCATTTATAAAGTCTTTTTATGCATCtaccatttttaataacacaataaaaaatgaacaatatatacactattttaagttttataattttgaggtataaataaattatattttaaaatggttaaaagataaaatataaatatattaacaaattttcatatcatattttgttctaataattataactaatattaaaatattttttattgtaaaaatttcatataattaaatactaatattaattttatcgaAAAAgcacataataataaaatttttttaactaataatatatattaggaTATTACATATGCAAATTCTCAATTTTggaatttaaatatattgttattacgaaataatatatttgtaatttataatattgttgGTCTATAAATGgtgattaaatatatgctcCATCTCGTATGTTTAATCTTGAGATTATTCCTAAATATGCACCCCCCAAAGGGGGATGGCCATTAATATGAAAGGGTGTACTGAACATATTTCCATAAGCCATAATACTATATCTAATTCGTtcgtatatattaaatttggcAATACTATAACTTCACATGTTACATTTTATTGGTAATTTTTGGATAACGGTATATAAGAatccttattatttattatataagtcTTGTTAATCAGGGGCGATATTGAATCATGAATAGCACATTatgtttctttatttgatgAAACATATTagcaaaatttattatttgtatcatatttattttaatttcaatTATAAAGTTCCCAAGCAAAACTGTAACAACAAAACTGAACAGGCatctataaattataataaaaaacattttgaatattactctatattacaatatatattcagattaatatatatatttgtaacattaattaaacaatctactaatatataataataaaatatagattcATAAACAATCGATCGGGGTTCGACAATACCGCGTTATCTATAAAAGGCATATTATGCAtctaacatttttaataacacaataaaaattgaactatatatacaatattttaagtttataattttgaggtataaataaattatattttaaaatggttaaaagataaaatataagtatattaaaaaaatttatatcacATTTTGCTCtagtaattataaataatattatagatGGAAtagcattattattataggcttatagatataatataataaaatatattactaataaataatattgaaatattGATTTATTGTGAAAacttcatataattaaatattaatatcaaTTTTGTCGAAaaggaatataataattaaatttctttgagctaataatatttatattaggttattatatatgcacaacctttaaaataatttaaatatattgttattacgaaataatatatattctaaaATGTCCACATTAAATCAATAAAATACggaaatattatacattgATTTAAAGTGCTCCTATTAAGTGCATTAGTTGTATCACTGTAGTATACAATGCTATAGCCCAAACAACAATAACAATATTagattaatatattatgtttatttgatacacaatatagatataaatttattatatatattcttaaaggtatgatgaaattaaaattgtatgcataaaacatcaaatgaaatattacaattttgatttagtattttttttaatgtgttAATATTAGAATTAACGATaccaataaaaataacaataattcTCCTAAAAAGTATAGTTTTTATATCTAAaactaaatattttttattataaaatatacaatcataatatatgtttaggttctaataaaattggggttataaaatgtaaattatGTTGCACTGCTCCAAAATTAATTGATCATTCCAACCAAAGAGtacaattataaattaaacaaaCAATCGGTTTAAAATAGCTTATatgaaaacatttttattaaactcATTTTGATAACATAAATCCGcgtttattatatatttacatatcaCATAGTTAataagaaagaaaaatgtgatatatactaattattattctaaaacaatattatataaagtgACATATTTAAGCTTCTAATTAGCTCAATAAATATGGCTCATTGTTAATTGTTGTGTTAAATCATAGAAAGATggtcaaaatatattataaaagaacCCATAGAGTATATTCCTAAATTGGTGTACATAGGAATAAAAGGCAAGTTATtggatttattaaaatggatcatgaatttatatgtatttatgtatatgcaattagaaatgaaaaaatgcaacttaatttgaaaatacaataattttagaaaaaactgcattatatattataagaagcaagtacataaaaatgaaatttatcatattaaataacgatttatatacttttaagGATTGTAGTAATAACAGCATTTTTTGTACAAAATGcatcatatatacatatggcAAAAGTATATTAAGCAACCCCTATTTAAGGTAATTTAGCTAATTGCCATAAgtataatatgtttaacGAAATATAATTGCTATGTAAAGATATTAGTagatacaaaaaatattttatgcaatatatataaatagtatcGTCCAGCATAATCTCCAAATTATAACAAAACTTCATTATAATGGCTTCTGGAGtggtatatatactttttcttatattatttggatGTTGCAttgcatataaattatattaattttcatttcagTAACATTTATACTAATacgtattttattaatttttataatattttcatagtGTGGTGCAATTAATGGGATCGAGAAACTTATTGTTGTGAACGAGAATGATTCAGGAGTATATTTTTCCCCTAACAATCTATTGAAGGCTTATTGTACTGGCAAGGTGAATGGCCAAACAGGAATATGTTTTAGTTATGCTGATATGATTAGCTCttctgttttatttttactaaaaTTGTTAGAAACTAGTTATGATTACGaagattatttaaaaaatgataaactTGCCGAATATGCTATTTTATGGTTaagttataaattaaataaatacccacaaaataaaatcaccacattaaatgatttttatactaagcatatagaaaaaaataagtattaTAATGAGGAAATAACTAAATCTAGTGATAAAAAAACTTATAAGGATATTATAGATAGAAAACATGATTTGATGAATATTGGTATTAAAGATATGtctaaattttatgaagCATTAAAATCATTATGTGACATGTATAATGAACTTGATAAAGACAATCAAGACTGTGGAAATTGTTCCCAAAAAGCTAATGAATTTGTTgcaatttttgaaaaactTAATGGAAATTCTGATATTACTGGAAACAGTTCATATAGACAAATATTGTATACTTTATCAACTGATTATgatgattttaaaaataattttgctAAAAAATGTAGTAGTTATAGCGATATTCCAGCTCTTTCAGCGATAAAAACACCACTAATCTTGTTGATAGCAAGAAAATTAATTCCAGTTTTATTGGCATTTGCAATACCAATTTTCTTGGGAATTGCTTATAAggtaaataataaggaatttataaatataatattaaaaatgattttcattaaatatatgcaaactTTAACAAACATCATATGCTTcttaacattttatattagtattcattatttggatTCGATAAACGACTtcatatacaatatttaagagaaaaacgaaaaaaaataaagaagaaagtgtataattatatattattcgaAGAGAGTGATTATTCCAGgaatagtaataattattGATATATGTTAAGGCTGACTAtttggaaataaataatttttgacCATAATTTTGGAACATAATTTTTGGGTTtataagaatatttaaataatgcaatcaataaaacataaagttatatatgtatatttattatatattttttgtatgttTTTATGTTGTGAATCAGGGTTAAAGTTGTGTTTG
This region of Plasmodium chabaudi chabaudi strain AS genome assembly, chromosome: 13 genomic DNA includes:
- a CDS encoding CIR protein, whose translation is MASGVCGAINGIEKLIVVNENDSGVYFSPNNLLKAYCTGKVNGQTGICFSYADMISSSVLFLLKLLETSYDYEDYLKNDKLAEYAILWLSYKLNKYPQNKITTLNDFYTKHIEKNKYYNEEITKSSDKKTYKDIIDRKHDLMNIGIKDMSKFYEALKSLCDMYNELDKDNQDCGNCSQKANEFVAIFEKLNGNSDITGNSSYRQILYTLSTDYDDFKNNFAKKCSSYSDIPALSAIKTPLILLIARKLIPVLLAFAIPIFLGIAYKYSLFGFDKRLHIQYLREKRKKIKKKVYNYILFEESDYSRNSNNY